In Flavobacterium endoglycinae, one DNA window encodes the following:
- a CDS encoding sensor protein KdpD — MENENNAQHFLDLIQKSRKGKFKIYIGMSAGVGKTFRMLQEAHSLLKNGIDVKIGYIETHMRKETHELLSGLPIIPRRTIFYKGKELEELDVQAIINLRPEVVIVDELAHTNVEGSKNEKRWQDVLEILEAGINVISAVNIQHIESLNEDVKRITGIDVQERIPDNVLRLADEVVNIDLTSEDLIARLKEGKIYTADKIQTALTNFFKSEQILQLRELALKEVASQVVRKVESEVPNLHALRHEKLLACISSNDKTAKTVIRKAARLASYYNGSWYVLYVETPQESSTRIALDKQRHLINNFKLAVQLGAEVIKLENSNIANAILTTVEEKQITTVCIGKPHLNLFKVILSTTIFRRLLNKLSLSNVDLVILS, encoded by the coding sequence ATGGAAAACGAAAATAACGCACAGCACTTTCTGGATTTGATTCAGAAATCCCGAAAAGGAAAATTTAAAATCTATATTGGGATGAGCGCCGGTGTGGGCAAAACTTTCCGTATGCTTCAGGAAGCGCATTCGTTATTAAAAAATGGAATCGATGTAAAAATTGGTTACATCGAAACGCATATGCGGAAAGAAACGCATGAGTTATTGTCTGGTTTGCCGATTATTCCGCGACGGACTATTTTTTATAAAGGAAAAGAACTCGAAGAACTCGATGTTCAGGCAATCATCAACCTTAGACCAGAAGTGGTTATCGTTGATGAATTGGCACATACAAACGTTGAGGGAAGCAAAAATGAAAAACGCTGGCAGGATGTTCTGGAGATTCTGGAAGCAGGAATAAATGTGATTTCGGCGGTCAATATTCAGCATATTGAGAGTCTAAATGAAGATGTAAAACGCATAACAGGAATTGACGTTCAAGAAAGAATTCCAGATAATGTTTTGCGTCTGGCTGATGAAGTGGTGAATATCGATTTGACTTCGGAAGATTTGATTGCCCGTTTGAAGGAAGGAAAAATTTATACGGCAGATAAGATTCAGACTGCATTGACTAACTTTTTTAAATCGGAACAAATTCTGCAGTTGCGTGAATTGGCTTTGAAGGAAGTGGCAAGCCAGGTAGTTCGAAAAGTGGAAAGCGAAGTTCCGAATCTGCATGCTTTGCGCCACGAAAAATTATTGGCTTGCATTAGCAGCAACGATAAAACGGCTAAAACAGTAATTAGAAAAGCGGCCCGTTTGGCAAGCTATTACAACGGAAGCTGGTATGTTTTATATGTCGAAACTCCGCAGGAAAGCAGTACCAGAATTGCCCTTGACAAACAAAGACATTTAATTAATAACTTTAAACTCGCCGTGCAATTGGGAGCCGAAGTTATTAAACTGGAAAATTCGAATATTGCCAATGCAATTTTGACAACTGTAGAAGAAAAACAAATTACAACTGTCTGTATTGGGAAACCGCATTTGAATTTATTTAAAGTAATTTTGTCTACAACAATTTTTAGGCGTCTGCTAAATAAATTGTCGTTGTCAAATGTCGATCTTGTTATACTGTCTTAA
- a CDS encoding sensor histidine kinase, with the protein MRIKTKLNLGVGLLFLMIIILSLVSAYSVFLIKQDTENILKSNYNTLEYSRNMILALDGMKSDSKETIQSFEENLEKQTRNITEPGEKQATEKLKKSFALLSKNNSNEVVKTQIRQDIFAIMKLNLDAIKQKSDIAKQSAETANLSIAIVGSLCFLIAFNLLVNLPNNIANPIKELTLSIKEIANKNYSERVHFTSHSEFGDLAKSFNTMAQKLEEYHDSNVYKLLFEKKRLETLINNMNDPIIGLDHEGIVLFVNDEALKIIGLKSEDIIGKTASELAVSNDLIRSLILKENETPKKQPLKIFAHGKESYFEKEIHNITITPTGEEKEINIGDVIILRNITLFKELDFAKTNFIATVSHELKTPIASIKLSLQLLENAKTGDMNDDQKQLVESIKDDSQRLLKITGELLNLSQLETGNIQLTIGKSNPHEIVKYAVEAVKVQADQKQIQLIVDADENLKNVKADAEKTGWVLINYLSNAIRYSSEKSTILIKLKEENNQMVFQVIDTGKGIEPRYKDKVFDKYFQIPGSQKSGTGLGLAISKEFIEAQNGSVGVESNLGLGSTFWFALKV; encoded by the coding sequence ATGAGAATTAAAACCAAATTGAATCTGGGTGTTGGATTGTTATTTTTAATGATCATCATTCTTTCTTTAGTGAGTGCTTACTCTGTTTTTTTGATTAAGCAGGACACTGAGAATATTCTAAAATCCAATTACAATACGCTGGAATATTCGCGAAATATGATTCTTGCCTTGGACGGAATGAAATCGGATTCGAAAGAAACGATTCAGAGTTTTGAAGAAAATCTTGAGAAGCAAACCCGCAATATTACGGAGCCAGGTGAAAAGCAAGCAACTGAAAAACTGAAAAAAAGTTTTGCTCTTCTGTCTAAAAACAATTCTAACGAAGTTGTAAAAACGCAAATCCGTCAGGACATTTTTGCGATTATGAAACTGAATCTCGATGCCATAAAACAGAAAAGCGATATTGCCAAACAATCAGCAGAAACGGCTAACTTGTCTATTGCGATTGTGGGTAGTTTATGCTTTTTAATTGCTTTTAATTTATTGGTTAATCTGCCCAACAATATTGCGAATCCGATTAAGGAATTAACGCTGAGTATTAAGGAAATTGCCAATAAAAACTATTCAGAACGTGTTCATTTTACCAGCCACAGCGAATTTGGAGATCTTGCCAAATCGTTTAATACCATGGCGCAAAAGCTGGAAGAATATCACGACAGCAACGTTTATAAACTTCTTTTCGAGAAAAAACGATTGGAAACACTCATCAATAATATGAATGATCCAATTATTGGTTTAGATCATGAAGGAATTGTTTTGTTTGTAAATGATGAAGCTTTAAAAATTATCGGTTTAAAATCGGAAGACATTATTGGAAAAACTGCATCTGAATTGGCGGTTTCTAATGATTTAATTCGTTCTTTAATTCTGAAAGAAAACGAAACTCCGAAAAAACAGCCTCTCAAAATTTTTGCGCATGGAAAGGAAAGTTATTTCGAAAAAGAAATTCATAATATCACCATAACACCAACGGGAGAAGAAAAAGAAATCAATATTGGTGATGTGATTATCCTTCGAAATATTACACTTTTTAAAGAACTGGATTTTGCCAAAACCAATTTTATTGCCACTGTTTCACACGAATTAAAAACGCCAATTGCCTCTATAAAATTGAGTCTTCAATTGCTTGAAAATGCCAAAACAGGCGATATGAACGACGACCAGAAACAATTGGTAGAAAGCATTAAAGACGACAGTCAGCGTTTGTTGAAGATTACAGGCGAATTACTCAATTTATCACAATTGGAAACGGGGAATATTCAATTGACTATTGGAAAAAGCAATCCGCATGAAATTGTAAAATATGCCGTAGAAGCCGTAAAAGTTCAAGCAGATCAAAAACAAATTCAGTTAATTGTTGATGCCGATGAAAATCTTAAAAATGTAAAAGCTGATGCTGAAAAAACAGGCTGGGTTTTGATTAATTATTTGTCGAACGCCATTCGATATTCTTCTGAAAAAAGCACGATTCTCATTAAATTAAAAGAAGAAAATAACCAGATGGTTTTTCAAGTTATTGATACCGGAAAAGGAATTGAACCAAGATACAAAGACAAAGTTTTCGATAAATATTTCCAGATTCCAGGCAGTCAGAAATCGGGAACTGGATTGGGTTTAGCAATCAGCAAAGAATTTATTGAAGCCCAAAACGGAAGCGTTGGCGTTGAAAGTAATTTAGGATTGGGAAGTACTTTTTGGTTTGCATTGAAGGTATAG
- a CDS encoding XRE family transcriptional regulator — MSLFSDNIRALRVKHKISQERLAENLSITRGRYVKYEDGTSEAPYDILKKIALYFHMSIDLILSVDIRKIDVQNLIKLEGNRLILPIQVDSFGENYIEIVSQKAKAGYLNGYADPEYIESLQQITLPFLGPGKHRGFPVEGDSMPPHEDGSIIIGRYVEKLGEVMDGKTYILITKNEGMVYKRLNKNKKNALVLESDNSFYPNYEVKASDILEIWEYECNIGRSDKKQEITETGAMKDLLLELKREVREIKNNTSNT, encoded by the coding sequence ATGTCCTTATTTTCAGACAACATCAGAGCATTAAGGGTTAAGCATAAAATATCACAAGAGAGATTAGCTGAAAACCTTAGTATTACCAGAGGAAGATACGTTAAATATGAAGACGGAACTTCGGAAGCACCGTATGATATTTTAAAGAAGATTGCGTTATATTTTCATATGAGTATTGACTTAATATTATCGGTCGATATTCGAAAAATTGATGTGCAAAATTTGATAAAACTGGAAGGAAACCGACTTATTTTACCCATTCAGGTGGATAGTTTTGGAGAAAATTATATTGAAATTGTATCTCAAAAAGCAAAAGCAGGTTATTTAAACGGATATGCTGATCCAGAATACATTGAAAGTTTACAGCAGATTACACTTCCGTTTTTAGGACCAGGAAAACACCGCGGATTTCCCGTTGAAGGTGATTCAATGCCTCCGCACGAAGACGGTTCTATTATTATTGGCCGTTATGTAGAAAAGCTGGGAGAGGTGATGGATGGCAAAACTTATATTTTGATTACTAAGAATGAAGGAATGGTCTATAAGCGTCTTAACAAAAACAAAAAGAACGCTTTAGTTTTAGAATCTGATAACAGTTTTTACCCGAATTACGAAGTGAAAGCTTCTGATATTTTGGAGATTTGGGAATACGAATGCAACATCGGTCGTTCAGATAAAAAACAAGAAATTACAGAAACTGGAGCCATGAAAGATTTGCTTTTAGAATTGAAAAGAGAAGTTAGGGAAATTAAGAATAACACTTCGAATACTTAA
- a CDS encoding LexA family protein, whose product MKLTNINTTKSIEFYIPNISSEVKLPFFDVGISAGFPSPADDFIESSIDLNKELIRHTYTTYFARVKGHSMKNVGINDGDLLIIDKSLEPQNNKIAVCQIDGEFTVKRIRIEKDIIWLIAENEDYQPIKVTPENNFVIWGIVVHCIKSF is encoded by the coding sequence ATGAAATTGACAAATATAAATACCACAAAATCAATAGAATTTTATATCCCAAATATAAGTTCGGAAGTAAAACTGCCTTTCTTTGACGTTGGTATCAGCGCAGGATTTCCTTCACCAGCAGATGATTTTATTGAATCATCAATAGATCTTAATAAAGAATTAATCAGACACACATACACTACTTATTTTGCCAGAGTAAAAGGACATTCTATGAAAAATGTCGGCATCAATGATGGTGATTTATTAATTATTGATAAAAGTCTGGAACCACAAAATAATAAAATTGCTGTTTGTCAAATTGATGGTGAATTTACCGTAAAACGTATCAGAATAGAAAAAGACATTATTTGGCTTATTGCCGAAAATGAAGATTATCAGCCTATAAAAGTAACTCCAGAAAATAATTTTGTGATTTGGGGCATTGTAGTTCATTGTATTAAATCTTTTTAA
- a CDS encoding Y-family DNA polymerase, with protein sequence MFALVDCNNFYASCQRVFEPHLRGKPIVILSNNDGCVISRSDEAKALGIPMAIPAFKYEAVFKEKNIFVYSSNYPLYGDMSNRVMNLLQTYTSEIEIYSIDEAFLKFTGYDLFDLNELGLKMRKEVTQGTGIPVSIGFAPTKALAKMANKIARKFADRTQNVYCIDSEDKRIKALKWSKIEDVWGIGRKHAKRLKAKKINTAYEFTQLPDAWVRKEMSVIGLRLKHELEGKPTLGLEEATERKMIATTRSFEKRYTTYEEISERISTFTASCAEKLRRQDCNCNMVTVFIQTDFLGGENSKYSRSITITTDFPTNSTIELNEAAQKGFKLIFKEGYRYKKAGVIVMGLTPNSETQLNLFETSNPKHQPLMNVIDKMNQNYGNNKIKFGMQSLGRQWKMKQDRLSPKFSTSLKDVITVKA encoded by the coding sequence ATGTTTGCTTTAGTCGATTGTAATAATTTTTATGCTTCTTGTCAAAGAGTATTTGAACCGCATTTAAGAGGAAAACCTATTGTTATTCTCTCTAACAATGACGGTTGTGTTATCTCAAGATCTGATGAAGCTAAAGCATTGGGTATTCCAATGGCTATTCCTGCTTTTAAATATGAAGCTGTTTTTAAAGAAAAGAACATTTTTGTTTATTCTTCAAATTATCCACTATACGGTGATATGAGTAATAGAGTGATGAATCTTCTTCAAACTTATACTTCCGAAATAGAAATCTATAGTATTGATGAGGCTTTCTTGAAATTTACAGGGTATGATTTATTTGATTTGAATGAGCTTGGCTTAAAAATGCGAAAAGAAGTAACACAAGGAACAGGAATTCCTGTCAGTATAGGTTTTGCTCCTACTAAAGCTTTGGCAAAAATGGCAAACAAGATTGCCCGAAAATTTGCAGATCGTACACAGAATGTTTACTGCATTGATTCTGAAGATAAGAGGATTAAGGCTTTAAAATGGTCGAAAATTGAAGATGTCTGGGGAATTGGAAGAAAACATGCGAAACGGTTGAAAGCAAAAAAAATCAACACAGCTTATGAATTCACACAGCTTCCAGATGCATGGGTAAGAAAAGAAATGTCGGTAATTGGGCTTCGATTAAAACATGAGTTAGAAGGAAAACCAACTTTGGGATTGGAAGAGGCTACCGAGCGAAAAATGATCGCTACAACCAGATCTTTTGAAAAAAGATATACTACTTATGAAGAAATATCAGAAAGAATCAGCACATTTACAGCTTCTTGTGCCGAAAAACTAAGACGCCAGGATTGTAATTGCAATATGGTAACGGTTTTTATTCAGACTGATTTTTTAGGCGGTGAAAACTCAAAATATTCACGAAGCATTACAATCACAACTGATTTCCCAACCAACTCAACTATAGAACTCAATGAAGCTGCACAAAAAGGATTTAAGCTTATTTTTAAAGAAGGGTATCGTTATAAAAAAGCTGGTGTGATTGTAATGGGATTAACGCCAAACAGCGAAACACAGCTTAATTTATTTGAAACTTCAAATCCGAAACATCAGCCATTAATGAATGTAATAGATAAAATGAACCAAAATTATGGGAATAACAAAATTAAATTCGGGATGCAGTCTTTAGGACGACAATGGAAAATGAAACAGGACAGATTATCTCCAAAATTTTCTACATCGCTTAAAGATGTGATTACAGTTAAAGCTTAA